In Anaerolineales bacterium, the following proteins share a genomic window:
- a CDS encoding DUF1080 domain-containing protein: MSSNNNSTSQAKSRGKFTVVIAVIAALAVLGVLLSRLDGRVVIVTSENSTATNTTVSMTATITPVISTLTAAATTPSTLSPQAEQARVFAEPILQAISNRPPDYEYDFNEPENGWNSGVEESNTRGYVDGEYFVTVKPNGGTGAGPGKDFVFSDFVAEVDARIVSATDPGGWGFIFREQPFPQSFRYHINFNSNGLSLFLNTGTYTDLFYLQGAPLQPAPATNRLLVIAKGPNIAIYVNGEPVTVVSDSTLSSGIISLGIHAGEQETEVRFDNFKIWDISDLADATLSPPAAQARAFAEPILQAVANRPPDFVDDFSIPNSRWYWTMSNDKGETVLRGNVSAENLINDALTLTAQDGLYSSVGSDSCHTMTNFVVQAELMDVDAASGGEIAAHWRVQPNADHYRFTIWLNLIPSWEVSRWVAGIHTPLASGTEQLNERGTPNRVLIVAYDSQFAIYLNDSPLTYFEDGQLTDGKIGTCNFGFGPGLMTIAIDNVKAWNLDNVPGLS; the protein is encoded by the coding sequence ATGAGTTCAAATAACAACTCAACTTCACAAGCAAAATCCCGCGGTAAGTTTACTGTGGTTATCGCGGTGATTGCCGCACTTGCGGTTCTTGGTGTGCTATTAAGCCGGTTGGATGGGAGAGTTGTCATTGTTACATCGGAAAATTCGACTGCGACAAACACGACAGTTTCCATGACAGCCACAATTACTCCGGTCATTTCCACTCTCACAGCCGCAGCCACTACTCCTTCCACACTTAGTCCGCAAGCCGAGCAAGCCCGCGTCTTCGCCGAACCGATTTTGCAAGCCATTTCAAACCGCCCACCGGATTATGAATATGATTTCAACGAACCTGAAAATGGATGGAATAGCGGCGTGGAAGAAAGTAACACCAGAGGATATGTTGACGGCGAATACTTCGTAACTGTGAAACCGAACGGCGGCACGGGCGCGGGTCCCGGCAAGGATTTTGTCTTCTCCGATTTTGTGGCGGAGGTGGATGCCCGCATCGTCTCAGCGACAGACCCCGGCGGATGGGGATTCATTTTTCGGGAACAACCTTTCCCTCAATCGTTTCGATACCATATTAACTTCAACAGTAACGGGCTATCGTTATTTCTGAATACAGGTACTTACACCGACTTGTTCTATTTGCAAGGCGCGCCGCTTCAGCCCGCGCCAGCGACCAATCGCCTGTTGGTAATTGCCAAAGGTCCAAACATCGCCATTTATGTCAACGGCGAACCGGTGACAGTCGTCAGCGATTCGACCCTTTCCAGCGGAATCATCTCCTTGGGAATTCACGCTGGGGAGCAGGAAACGGAAGTCCGCTTCGACAACTTCAAAATCTGGGACATTTCGGATTTGGCGGATGCCACGCTCAGCCCGCCAGCCGCCCAAGCCCGCGCCTTCGCGGAACCGATTTTGCAAGCGGTTGCCAATCGTCCACCAGACTTTGTGGATGATTTCAGTATCCCAAATAGCCGGTGGTATTGGACGATGTCGAACGATAAAGGCGAAACCGTGCTGCGGGGAAATGTTTCAGCGGAGAACCTCATAAACGACGCGCTGACCCTGACTGCACAAGATGGTCTTTATAGCAGCGTTGGGAGTGATAGTTGCCATACCATGACCAATTTTGTGGTGCAGGCAGAACTAATGGATGTTGATGCCGCCAGCGGAGGCGAAATTGCTGCCCACTGGCGTGTCCAACCGAATGCAGACCACTACCGCTTTACGATCTGGCTCAATTTGATTCCAAGTTGGGAGGTTTCTCGTTGGGTCGCAGGCATTCACACTCCCCTGGCGAGCGGAACAGAGCAGTTGAACGAGCGAGGGACTCCTAATCGGGTGTTGATAGTGGCTTACGATTCGCAGTTCGCCATCTATCTCAACGATTCCCCGCTGACCTACTTTGAAGATGGCCAACTCACCGACGGAAAAATAGGTACCTGCAACTTTGGCTTTGGGCCTGGGCTTATGACCATCGCCATTGATAATGTCAAAGCCTGGAACTTGGACAATGTGCCGGGCTTATCGTAG
- a CDS encoding DNA polymerase domain-containing protein: protein MDEASGWLLDVYTDQEGGVILWLLTDDDRRLRLRTNFDVTFYAAGDFGLLRQAWTYLKERNVKLERASCRDLFLGERDVLAVTTSYPSHLPKIFADLSQQFPSLDYYDADIPLSLRFIGQTDAHLLGRCRVKLDGERVRSIESLDSPWEIDPAPIPLRILTLSPDENPAVRKPRSLRVQFQQKEYSLPLEPTRAFLISLKSDLKRLDPDLILTDYGDTWLFPQLKVWSEETGIALNPNRDENRQVLTRRADSYFAYGQVTYRGAQAHLFGRWHIDRHNAMSFGEYGLEGAMEQARVTGLGVQEMARKSPGAGITAMQMLTALRNGIMVPVQKKQVEGTKTLIELIRADHGGLIYQPLIGVHGHVAQIDFSSMYPAIMVKHNISPETVGKENVPHGLIPKTLRPLVEKRLALKNLLLELDPRDCRVEILKARAAALKWLLVVCFGYLGYKNARFGKIESHEAVTALSRELLLQAKEVAEDMGFTILHMYIDCLFVQQEGFRRPADFTPLMNAIEEKTGTPIALEGVFKWVAFLSSKRDARVSVPNQYFGVFQDGTIKFRGIELRRRDTTTWVRKIQLAVLEILAMAKTPEEIAEYVPNVFVLVERARRDLRAGRVPLEELIVRQRLSRVLEGYTSPSPAARAAMQLKARGREIAPGQAVEFLFTRGGSGVHAWELGEALDPGRIDTVRYCRLLDRAIRTVLDPCRRSCVSERLL, encoded by the coding sequence ATGGATGAAGCCAGTGGTTGGCTGTTGGATGTCTACACGGATCAGGAAGGTGGGGTCATTCTATGGCTGCTAACGGATGACGACAGACGCCTGCGCCTGCGCACGAACTTCGACGTTACGTTTTATGCCGCGGGGGATTTCGGTCTTTTGCGTCAGGCATGGACATACCTGAAAGAGAGAAATGTAAAGCTGGAACGCGCATCCTGCCGCGATCTTTTTCTCGGCGAACGCGATGTGCTGGCGGTTACCACTTCCTATCCTTCACATCTCCCGAAAATCTTCGCAGACCTCTCGCAGCAATTCCCGTCGCTGGACTACTACGACGCCGACATCCCGCTCAGCCTGCGGTTTATCGGGCAGACGGATGCCCACTTGTTGGGACGCTGCCGCGTCAAACTGGACGGTGAGCGGGTCCGGTCCATTGAGTCTTTGGACTCACCCTGGGAAATTGACCCGGCTCCCATCCCCCTGCGCATCCTGACTCTCAGCCCGGATGAGAATCCGGCGGTTCGCAAACCCAGAAGTCTCAGAGTTCAATTTCAACAGAAGGAATATAGCCTGCCGCTCGAACCGACACGGGCTTTTCTGATCAGCCTGAAGTCCGATTTGAAACGCCTCGATCCCGATCTCATCCTGACCGACTACGGCGACACGTGGTTGTTCCCGCAGTTGAAAGTCTGGTCTGAGGAAACCGGGATCGCCTTGAATCCAAATCGCGATGAAAACAGGCAGGTGTTGACGCGCCGCGCAGACAGTTATTTCGCTTACGGACAGGTGACCTATCGCGGCGCGCAGGCGCATTTGTTTGGTCGCTGGCACATTGACCGCCATAATGCCATGTCTTTCGGGGAATATGGTCTGGAGGGGGCGATGGAGCAGGCGCGCGTCACAGGACTCGGCGTGCAGGAGATGGCGCGCAAATCCCCCGGCGCAGGGATCACCGCCATGCAGATGCTGACCGCGTTGCGAAATGGAATCATGGTTCCCGTTCAAAAAAAGCAGGTGGAAGGAACGAAGACCCTGATCGAACTGATCCGCGCCGATCACGGCGGCTTGATCTACCAACCCTTGATCGGAGTCCACGGCCACGTCGCGCAGATTGACTTCTCCTCCATGTATCCGGCTATTATGGTCAAGCATAATATTTCACCAGAAACGGTTGGAAAGGAAAATGTACCACATGGATTGATCCCCAAGACTCTGCGACCGCTGGTGGAGAAACGGCTGGCGCTCAAGAACTTGCTGTTGGAACTCGACCCGCGCGATTGCCGCGTAGAAATCCTCAAGGCGCGCGCCGCCGCGCTCAAGTGGCTGCTGGTGGTTTGTTTTGGATATTTGGGATACAAGAATGCGCGTTTTGGAAAAATCGAATCGCACGAAGCCGTGACCGCCTTGAGTCGTGAGTTGTTGTTGCAGGCAAAGGAGGTGGCGGAGGATATGGGCTTCACCATCCTGCACATGTATATTGACTGCCTGTTCGTCCAGCAGGAAGGTTTTCGCAGGCCGGCGGATTTCACGCCTTTGATGAATGCCATCGAGGAGAAAACAGGAACCCCCATTGCGTTGGAGGGCGTGTTCAAATGGGTCGCTTTTCTGTCATCCAAAAGGGACGCGCGAGTATCTGTACCTAACCAGTACTTTGGCGTTTTTCAAGATGGGACGATCAAATTTCGCGGTATTGAACTCCGAAGACGGGACACAACCACGTGGGTACGTAAGATTCAACTGGCAGTGCTGGAAATCCTCGCGATGGCGAAAACGCCGGAAGAAATTGCGGAGTATGTCCCGAACGTATTCGTGCTGGTCGAACGCGCCAGGCGCGACCTGCGAGCCGGCCGCGTTCCCCTCGAAGAGTTGATCGTCAGGCAGAGATTGAGCCGCGTCCTGGAGGGATACACATCCCCCTCGCCCGCGGCGCGTGCGGCGATGCAGTTGAAAGCGAGGGGCAGGGAGATCGCTCCCGGTCAAGCGGTGGAGTTCCTGTTTACGCGCGGCGGTTCCGGGGTCCACGCCTGGGAACTGGGCGAGGCGTTGGACCCCGGAAGAATCGATACGGTCAGATACTGCAGGCTGTTGGACCGCGCGATACGAACTGTGCTCGATCCGTGCAGGCGGTCATGCGTTTCGGAACGATTGTTGTGA
- a CDS encoding pilus assembly protein — MVSKKEKGQALRRCSPEKRWDFAGQALAEFALVMPILILLLFGMTFAAFYAFRSAATDWGVFITGVASGSYNMPATEHARDNVLWPDLADRIHAGQNGPRQVRSLISVEDSRDWIFGIRLIEAQRAATHFRLWRFYPGPPPAGGIE, encoded by the coding sequence ATGGTTAGCAAGAAGGAAAAGGGGCAAGCCCTTCGACGTTGCTCCCCAGAAAAGCGCTGGGACTTCGCAGGGCAAGCTTTGGCAGAGTTCGCCCTGGTCATGCCGATCCTGATCCTGTTGTTATTCGGCATGACCTTTGCGGCATTCTACGCCTTTCGTTCCGCCGCAACGGACTGGGGCGTGTTCATCACGGGCGTCGCCTCCGGCTCGTACAACATGCCGGCGACGGAACACGCAAGAGATAACGTATTGTGGCCCGACCTCGCGGATCGCATCCACGCCGGTCAGAACGGTCCGCGCCAGGTGCGCTCGCTGATCAGCGTCGAAGACTCACGCGATTGGATCTTTGGCATCCGCCTGATCGAAGCCCAACGCGCCGCCACCCATTTTCGCTTGTGGCGTTTCTATCCCGGCCCGCCTCCTGCCGGAGGCATCGAATGA
- a CDS encoding A24 family peptidase, which translates to MIWLFLYAFAISLYDLRTRQIPNCCTLPLLAAGVIAHFPSRPEVWLASFGLLWAWAGGWMGAGDVKLWMALLWALPVEDSSHALLFMFISFLVTGLAQIVWRVIRKQAITDVKSPAAWRTLPFLLLYWYAH; encoded by the coding sequence ATGATCTGGCTGTTCCTTTACGCCTTTGCTATCAGTCTTTACGACCTGCGCACGCGGCAAATCCCAAACTGCTGCACGCTTCCCCTCCTCGCAGCGGGGGTAATCGCGCACTTCCCCAGTCGCCCCGAAGTATGGCTCGCCAGTTTTGGATTGTTGTGGGCCTGGGCAGGCGGCTGGATGGGCGCGGGGGACGTCAAACTCTGGATGGCGCTGTTGTGGGCATTGCCGGTCGAGGACTCTTCTCATGCGCTTCTCTTTATGTTCATTTCATTCCTCGTTACTGGTCTTGCGCAGATCGTTTGGCGAGTCATCAGAAAGCAAGCGATAACGGACGTGAAATCACCCGCCGCCTGGCGGACCCTCCCATTCCTCCTATTGTATTGGTATGCACACTGA
- a CDS encoding carboxypeptidase-like regulatory domain-containing protein — MKIKLTIASLILALLLTACGGGKGVYGKVTDEDAGEPVVGASVELDCTDCDSDFSAQTDADGNYGFPDAPAGNYLLTIVWDNPPECPGIAPYETLGASGEFVMTFAGYGGLGGFGNKRVIAVAEFQLEEGQSKKFDLEVACP; from the coding sequence ATGAAAATCAAGTTGACCATCGCTTCATTAATTCTTGCGCTTTTGCTCACAGCCTGTGGCGGAGGCAAAGGCGTGTATGGAAAAGTGACGGACGAAGACGCGGGAGAGCCCGTCGTTGGCGCGTCGGTGGAACTCGACTGTACGGATTGCGACTCGGATTTCAGCGCGCAGACCGATGCGGATGGAAATTATGGTTTTCCCGATGCGCCCGCTGGGAACTATCTGCTCACCATCGTTTGGGATAATCCGCCCGAATGCCCTGGCATTGCTCCGTATGAAACGCTCGGCGCAAGCGGCGAGTTTGTGATGACCTTTGCAGGCTACGGTGGGCTGGGAGGGTTTGGGAACAAGCGTGTCATTGCGGTTGCAGAATTTCAATTGGAAGAGGGACAAAGCAAAAAGTTCGACCTTGAGGTAGCCTGCCCTTAA
- a CDS encoding helix-turn-helix domain-containing protein: MHCRFAVWGYDYAGETRTVDVHIQRLRQKIETNPAEPRFLVTVRNIGYKFESEA, encoded by the coding sequence ATGCACTGTCGGTTCGCAGTTTGGGGATACGATTACGCCGGGGAAACGCGCACGGTGGATGTTCATATACAGAGATTGCGGCAGAAAATCGAAACGAACCCTGCCGAGCCGCGTTTTTTGGTCACCGTGCGGAATATCGGCTATAAATTTGAATCCGAGGCATAA
- a CDS encoding response regulator transcription factor: MTNMVPESRPFILIVEDDPAIGAFVQTALERERFEVELVKDGEAAIKRIDSFSPNLILLDLMLPGIDGLQVCQALRRRAQYIPIIMLTAKDDDVDKIVGLEMGADDYITKPFKIRELLARVRALLRLVQHSKNPSSRTLQFGSLEINVESRTVRREGNLLTLTPKEFELLALLASNPRRVFGRETLLEKVWVRTDSET; this comes from the coding sequence ATGACGAACATGGTTCCAGAATCCCGTCCTTTTATCCTCATTGTGGAGGACGATCCAGCCATCGGCGCGTTCGTGCAAACTGCGCTGGAACGTGAAAGATTTGAGGTAGAACTGGTGAAAGATGGTGAGGCGGCTATAAAGCGGATTGATTCTTTTTCTCCCAACCTCATTCTTCTGGATTTAATGCTTCCAGGCATAGACGGTCTACAGGTCTGCCAGGCGCTGCGCCGCCGCGCGCAGTATATTCCCATCATCATGCTCACCGCCAAAGACGACGATGTGGATAAGATCGTCGGTCTCGAAATGGGAGCGGACGACTACATCACCAAACCTTTTAAAATTCGGGAACTACTTGCGCGTGTCCGCGCGTTGCTGCGGCTCGTGCAACATTCAAAAAATCCCAGTTCGCGAACGCTGCAATTCGGTTCATTGGAAATCAATGTTGAAAGCCGAACGGTCAGGCGCGAGGGGAATCTCTTGACTCTCACGCCAAAGGAATTTGAACTACTTGCCCTGCTGGCTTCCAATCCGCGCCGCGTCTTTGGCAGGGAAACGCTTCTTGAAAAAGTTTGGGTGCGAACCGACAGTGAAACGTAG
- a CDS encoding HAMP domain-containing sensor histidine kinase: MGEGVIASVSVSAVVLVALILFALGAGLGWWICRRQEAKDEHADSLSLLSAIPQAALIVDNAANIRIRNMRASQLMNESGWETNLPNMLIEAVGRVGSTGLTERREIVTGEKKFQVLATPLHATKEAQVLILIADSADGSYRAELYQQLVGTIAHELRTPLTAIMGHVEILNSCGIDEETLWRRSLGFVAGETDRLARLVEDLLSLSRLDRVPMHLQPINLRVAAEEAVSELFDFAEKNNASLILQAAADLPRALADPERIRQVFLNLIDNAIKHASNHPVTIRLTPTGEAVSVEVNNRGTPIAEEDLPHLFEPFWRGKQTNAKGTGLGLAIVRAILEQHHSSIGVKSNAEHGTTFYFSLPIASV; the protein is encoded by the coding sequence ATGGGCGAAGGAGTCATTGCAAGCGTATCGGTCAGCGCAGTTGTTTTGGTTGCGCTGATTCTGTTCGCTTTGGGCGCGGGCTTGGGCTGGTGGATTTGCCGAAGGCAGGAAGCGAAGGACGAACATGCCGATTCGCTGTCTCTGCTGAGTGCCATTCCGCAAGCCGCGCTGATTGTGGATAACGCGGCAAATATCCGCATAAGAAATATGCGCGCTTCGCAACTCATGAACGAATCTGGCTGGGAAACGAATCTGCCCAACATGCTGATTGAGGCGGTTGGACGCGTGGGCAGTACAGGATTAACCGAACGGAGAGAAATCGTCACGGGGGAGAAAAAGTTTCAGGTTTTGGCAACCCCGCTTCATGCCACGAAAGAAGCGCAGGTTCTCATCCTCATCGCGGACTCCGCCGATGGGTCCTATCGCGCGGAACTGTATCAACAACTGGTCGGCACCATCGCGCACGAACTGCGCACGCCGCTCACGGCAATCATGGGGCATGTGGAAATCCTGAATAGCTGCGGCATTGACGAGGAAACGCTGTGGCGCAGGTCGCTGGGGTTTGTGGCGGGCGAAACGGACCGCCTGGCGCGGCTGGTTGAGGATTTGCTCAGTCTCTCGCGGCTGGATCGCGTTCCCATGCATCTTCAGCCGATCAATTTGCGTGTGGCGGCGGAGGAGGCGGTTTCGGAGTTGTTCGATTTTGCGGAAAAGAATAACGCTTCGCTCATCCTTCAGGCGGCGGCGGATTTACCCCGCGCGCTGGCAGACCCGGAACGGATTCGGCAGGTGTTTCTTAATTTGATTGACAACGCCATTAAACACGCTTCGAATCATCCCGTGACGATTCGCCTCACTCCGACGGGGGAGGCTGTTTCTGTGGAAGTGAACAATCGCGGCACCCCTATCGCGGAGGAGGATTTGCCTCATCTGTTCGAGCCGTTTTGGCGCGGCAAACAGACAAACGCCAAAGGCACGGGGTTGGGGCTTGCCATCGTGCGCGCGATTCTCGAACAGCATCATTCGTCCATCGGCGTTAAGAGCAACGCCGAACATGGCACAACGTTTTATTTTTCCCTGCCGATTGCTTCTGTGTAA
- a CDS encoding helix-turn-helix transcriptional regulator, whose amino-acid sequence MSIWDRFLYLIGLRTTPGPRTYRFDASDSLQVTLSTIAQDEGRPEHELIPELLNAGLTQYTSQERLWKRWETLSAREKDVVALVCLEYTNSQIAARLNISPDTVKARLGNAFRKFGVHKRSDLRLLLAHWDFSAWER is encoded by the coding sequence ATGTCTATCTGGGATCGCTTTCTGTACCTGATAGGCTTGCGTACAACGCCCGGCCCCCGAACCTATCGTTTCGATGCAAGTGACAGCCTGCAAGTCACCCTTTCGACAATCGCCCAAGACGAGGGTCGTCCTGAACACGAATTGATCCCTGAACTCCTGAACGCCGGCCTGACACAATACACCTCCCAGGAAAGGTTGTGGAAGAGGTGGGAGACTCTCTCCGCGCGCGAGAAGGATGTGGTTGCCCTAGTCTGCCTGGAATACACCAACAGCCAGATCGCGGCCCGGCTGAACATCTCCCCCGATACGGTCAAGGCGCGGCTGGGAAATGCATTCCGAAAATTCGGCGTGCATAAGCGCTCGGACCTGCGCCTCCTGCTGGCTCATTGGGATTTCAGCGCGTGGGAGAGATAG
- a CDS encoding IS5 family transposase codes for MTKSQQAYPTDLNDTEWARIAPYLPEPSSTGAPRQHGWRTILNAIFYIVRNGCVWRALPHDFPTWKTVYHYFQQFRKTGLWEQLNTSIREAVREKEGKQPQASLMIADSQSAKSAEGGEQRGFDGGKLVSGRKRNLLVDTLGLVVLAKVTAANVQDVHAGKQLFSAVAQRPELLTRLEKIVADGGYRGTLIDWVQQNLHVVLEIVLKLGNQKGFQVLPKRWVVERTFAWITRNRRLARDYERLAESSEAFIYVAMIRLGLRRLAVS; via the coding sequence ATGACCAAATCACAGCAAGCCTACCCGACCGATTTGAATGATACTGAATGGGCGCGAATCGCGCCATACCTGCCAGAGCCGAGTTCGACGGGTGCTCCTCGTCAACATGGTTGGCGTACAATCTTGAACGCCATTTTTTACATCGTTAGGAACGGCTGCGTCTGGCGTGCCTTGCCTCACGATTTTCCAACATGGAAAACGGTGTACCACTACTTTCAGCAATTTCGTAAAACTGGCTTGTGGGAGCAACTCAACACAAGCATCCGTGAAGCGGTTCGAGAAAAAGAAGGCAAACAACCACAAGCCAGCCTGATGATTGCCGACAGTCAATCGGCGAAAAGCGCCGAAGGCGGTGAACAACGCGGTTTTGACGGTGGCAAACTGGTGAGCGGTCGTAAGCGCAACCTCTTGGTGGACACGTTGGGCTTGGTGGTCTTGGCGAAAGTCACCGCCGCCAATGTTCAGGATGTCCATGCTGGCAAGCAACTATTCTCTGCCGTCGCACAGAGACCCGAACTGCTAACTCGGCTGGAAAAGATCGTTGCCGATGGTGGTTATCGTGGCACATTGATTGACTGGGTTCAACAGAACCTGCATGTCGTTTTAGAAATCGTTCTGAAACTTGGCAATCAGAAAGGTTTTCAAGTTTTACCCAAGCGTTGGGTTGTCGAACGCACCTTTGCTTGGATTACTCGTAACCGACGTTTAGCACGTGACTATGAACGTTTGGCTGAATCGAGTGAAGCGTTCATCTACGTCGCGATGATCCGTTTAGGATTACGTCGCCTCGCTGTTTCCTAG
- a CDS encoding transposase: protein MPTLQTEYITMLGTFAKLFSKRIWGHAKILLLGAILCPAERTVTAVLRVMGLSGEKHFQNYHRVLNRAVWSSLEASRLLLGLLIQAFVRSGPVILGLDDTIERRRGAKIKAKGIYRDPVRSSHSHFVKASGLRWLSLMLLAPIPWAQRVWALPFLTVLAPSERYYQGKARGHKKLTQWAQQMVMQARRWLPKRFLVVVADSSFAVIELLWQLRQLQNPICMITRLRLDAALYEPAKPTPGARGRPRKKGQRLPTLETIAGDKQTRWKRLTVQQWYGEKKRMIEITSNTAVWYHTGQPPLPIRWVLVRDPKQIFKTQALLCTDINISAEQIVQWFVRRWQVEVTFHEVRTHLGVETQRQWADLSILRATPALLGLFSMITLLANLHARTQKLPVRQTAWYPKKLPTFSDALSIVKETLFMQLSFPTSLFHTNIRKSQPSHSLYHLHRSLHAFSGISFG, encoded by the coding sequence ATGCCTACCCTGCAAACCGAATATATCACGATGCTGGGAACGTTTGCGAAGCTGTTCTCCAAGCGCATTTGGGGACATGCAAAGATCTTGCTCCTGGGTGCAATCCTGTGTCCTGCCGAGCGAACAGTAACAGCGGTTCTGCGGGTGATGGGATTGAGTGGAGAAAAGCATTTTCAAAATTATCATCGTGTTCTCAATCGTGCCGTCTGGTCGAGTTTGGAAGCCAGTCGCCTTTTGCTCGGATTATTGATCCAGGCGTTCGTTCGGAGTGGTCCAGTGATCCTGGGTTTGGACGATACGATCGAACGACGTCGTGGAGCGAAGATCAAAGCCAAAGGGATCTACCGCGATCCAGTGCGTTCCAGTCACAGTCATTTTGTGAAGGCCAGTGGCTTGCGCTGGCTGAGCCTCATGCTGTTGGCGCCGATCCCATGGGCTCAGCGGGTCTGGGCATTGCCTTTTCTCACGGTGCTGGCGCCTTCGGAGCGTTATTACCAAGGCAAAGCTCGAGGGCACAAGAAACTCACCCAGTGGGCCCAGCAGATGGTCATGCAAGCCCGTCGCTGGCTTCCCAAACGGTTCCTGGTGGTGGTCGCAGACAGCAGTTTTGCCGTGATTGAGCTGCTTTGGCAACTCCGCCAGCTACAAAACCCGATCTGTATGATCACTCGCTTGCGCCTGGATGCTGCGCTCTATGAACCAGCCAAACCCACACCTGGAGCGAGGGGTCGCCCACGCAAGAAAGGTCAACGCCTGCCGACTTTGGAAACCATCGCAGGAGACAAGCAGACTCGTTGGAAACGACTCACTGTCCAGCAATGGTATGGCGAGAAAAAACGAATGATCGAGATCACCTCCAACACAGCCGTCTGGTACCACACTGGCCAACCGCCTCTGCCCATCCGCTGGGTCCTTGTCCGCGATCCAAAACAGATCTTCAAAACACAGGCGTTACTCTGCACAGACATCAACATTTCCGCAGAGCAGATCGTCCAGTGGTTTGTGCGACGCTGGCAAGTCGAAGTCACCTTTCATGAAGTCCGCACTCACCTGGGTGTTGAAACCCAGCGCCAATGGGCGGACCTCTCGATCCTGCGCGCTACACCTGCCTTGCTGGGATTGTTTTCTATGATTACGCTCCTGGCCAACCTCCATGCCCGAACACAGAAACTGCCTGTTCGACAAACCGCTTGGTATCCTAAAAAACTACCGACCTTTTCTGATGCCCTGAGCATCGTGAAGGAGACCCTCTTCATGCAACTCTCTTTTCCAACATCACTATTTCACACCAACATCCGAAAATCTCAGCCATCTCATTCTCTTTACCACCTCCATCGCTCACTTCATGCCTTTTCAGGCATATCATTTGGATAA
- a CDS encoding helix-turn-helix domain-containing protein: protein MDNELSDRQQAIKWRLAGRSVEEICGLLGRSPAWFHQWWRRYRMFGPNGLFDLTRANMQPRRISPELERTSVGIRQRLASQTHPGTRYSLIGASSILAELQVLHIHPLPSARTAPARAPGAHLPRMQVPGSMERVLERNGETMPRVRLAPYLARSTYPKPQATPTNQLHQVDAVGPIYLKGKRQRYYILTYRDVYDGAVCLKLYRSRKMEVILDFLGKCWKKLGIPEQVQLDNAREIVGWGPAARYLSRVLRLCLRFGVEPLLIPPGQPQHNGSIENLNIENLNGWFQRHYSQVSTLRRELQRLEETVNTQHPRAQIGGRTPTQHRRRIKIRKLPPAYLIPTEPLQIAAGYITFFRQVTAHGNIHLLSQTFFVGKRLKGEYVKVRLDTKRAQLTVYRQGRIFKRWTYPFLKK, encoded by the coding sequence ATGGACAATGAACTTTCCGACCGGCAGCAAGCGATCAAATGGCGTCTGGCGGGTCGGTCTGTCGAAGAGATCTGTGGGCTGCTGGGACGCAGCCCAGCCTGGTTTCACCAGTGGTGGCGTCGCTATCGAATGTTTGGCCCCAATGGGCTATTCGATCTGACACGCGCCAACATGCAACCGAGGCGGATCTCACCCGAACTGGAACGAACCAGTGTCGGAATTCGGCAGCGACTGGCTTCCCAGACACATCCCGGTACCCGCTACAGCCTCATTGGGGCCAGTTCGATTCTAGCCGAATTGCAGGTCTTGCACATCCATCCTTTACCCAGCGCGCGGACGGCACCTGCACGTGCGCCCGGTGCACACTTGCCCCGGATGCAAGTGCCGGGGAGTATGGAGCGAGTGCTGGAACGCAACGGAGAAACGATGCCCCGGGTGCGACTGGCTCCCTACCTGGCTCGCAGCACCTATCCAAAACCACAGGCCACCCCTACCAATCAACTCCATCAGGTGGATGCTGTCGGCCCGATCTATCTCAAAGGCAAGCGGCAGCGGTATTACATTCTCACGTATCGGGACGTCTACGATGGCGCCGTGTGCTTGAAACTGTACCGTTCCCGCAAAATGGAGGTCATTCTAGACTTCCTGGGCAAGTGCTGGAAGAAGCTCGGCATTCCCGAGCAGGTGCAGTTAGACAATGCCCGCGAGATTGTCGGCTGGGGTCCGGCTGCGCGCTATCTCTCCCGAGTGTTGCGCCTGTGCCTGCGTTTCGGTGTCGAGCCTCTTCTCATACCGCCAGGACAGCCTCAACACAATGGCAGCATCGAAAACCTGAACATCGAAAACCTGAACGGGTGGTTCCAGCGCCATTACTCCCAGGTTTCTACCCTACGCCGCGAGTTGCAGCGCCTGGAGGAGACCGTCAATACTCAGCACCCTCGAGCACAAATCGGCGGTCGCACGCCTACCCAACATCGACGACGAATCAAGATCCGCAAGCTGCCACCCGCCTACCTCATCCCCACCGAACCTTTGCAGATCGCGGCAGGCTACATCACCTTCTTCCGGCAGGTCACTGCGCATGGCAATATCCATCTCCTCAGCCAGACCTTCTTTGTCGGTAAGCGTTTGAAAGGAGAGTATGTTAAAGTGCGGCTTGATACAAAACGTGCACAACTGACTGTCTATCGTCAGGGACGCATTTTCAAGCGTTGGACCTATCCATTCTTGAAGAAGTAA